One window of Nostoc sp. C052 genomic DNA carries:
- a CDS encoding response regulator: MQPSLPLAGLNILVVEDDDDIRFFITTVLEADGATIVAVPSAPAAREVLPQLQPDVLICDIGMPGEDGYTFIRKIRALKPDMGGKVPAIALTAYGDSENRIRALEAGFQTHVSKPVSPGELVEIVANLFASCNW; encoded by the coding sequence ATGCAACCTTCTCTGCCTCTTGCTGGCTTAAATATTCTTGTAGTTGAAGATGATGATGATATTCGCTTTTTTATTACTACAGTATTAGAAGCAGATGGAGCCACCATTGTAGCAGTTCCATCAGCACCAGCAGCACGGGAAGTCTTACCCCAATTGCAACCTGATGTCTTAATTTGTGATATAGGTATGCCTGGCGAAGATGGCTACACTTTTATCCGAAAAATACGGGCGCTTAAGCCAGATATGGGTGGAAAAGTTCCAGCTATTGCCTTAACTGCTTATGGCGATAGCGAGAACCGGATTCGCGCTTTGGAAGCTGGATTTCAGACTCATGTATCTAAGCCAGTTTCTCCAGGAGAATTAGTTGAGATTGTGGCTAATTTGTTTGCTTCTTGTAATTGGTAA